A section of the Marinoscillum sp. 108 genome encodes:
- a CDS encoding DUF4440 domain-containing protein produces the protein MKTFALVFLMIPSLALAQTENEIRAVLSAQVDCWNAGNIPCFMEGYWKSDQLVFVGKDGLTYGWQTTLERYQRNYPDQATMGQLAFDILEIYPLNTDYWFVIGQWSLERSAGNASGHFTLLFRQIDGEWVIVSDHSS, from the coding sequence ATGAAAACTTTTGCACTGGTTTTTTTAATGATTCCCTCACTGGCATTGGCACAGACGGAAAACGAAATACGAGCGGTCCTCTCTGCTCAGGTGGATTGCTGGAATGCCGGAAATATTCCATGTTTTATGGAAGGCTATTGGAAATCCGATCAGCTGGTTTTTGTGGGTAAGGATGGGCTTACTTATGGCTGGCAGACTACTTTGGAGCGCTATCAAAGAAACTATCCTGATCAGGCTACCATGGGCCAACTGGCCTTTGATATCCTGGAAATTTACCCACTGAATACCGATTATTGGTTTGTCATTGGGCAGTGGTCCCTGGAGAGAAGTGCCGGGAATGCCAGTGGACATTTTACGTTACTTTTCAGGCAGATTGATGGCGAATGGGTGATTGTCTCCGATCATTCTTCCTGA
- a CDS encoding AAA domain-containing protein, with amino-acid sequence MVHSEHFLRLLLLLKKERVEDRKQYESKIRNRSLEDRKKEGVTWYPVVVDSSFLGTGEKWVLKMERTTDHDKRHFFQAGSSVSIFLNDQKKNLSASGIISKVSEKYMTVVLNFDDPPDWIDEGRLGVDLLFDESTYDEMERTMRKLADVREGRIQELISVLLGHTQPGFHQSFGIRHPNLNDSQNEALNLIKSARDLALVHGPPGTGKTTTLVEAIKDTVAEEKQVMVTAASNAAVDLLAEKLTQQGVRVLRIGHPARVTEEVVSSTIDARLAEHADAKLLKDLRKKAEEYRALGKKHKRHFGREERQQRTLLLNEARTLKEDARMLEDHMIHDELNKAEVIACTLVGANSSYLQNRTFKTLFVDEASQALEPASWIPIMKCGRVVMAGDHWQLPPTVKSLEAAKEGLSETVFGRNIAKWDADVMLETQYRMHDDIMRFSNQYFYEGKLKSGDIISQRRQLFEKSVLFIDTAGCGFDEKLNPETLSTYNVEEGRFVLAQLDRILKELPEADAHQLKIGVIAPYKAQSELLKANLPDLGLPGEVLKNITINSVDAFQGQERDIMMISLTRSNAEGIIGFLSNERRMNVAMTRARHLLVMVGDSATLSSNDFFDQLIQDLQQRNLYHSAFEFMYS; translated from the coding sequence ATGGTTCATTCTGAGCATTTTCTTCGGCTCTTGCTTTTGTTGAAAAAGGAGAGGGTAGAAGACCGGAAGCAGTATGAAAGTAAAATAAGAAATCGTTCGCTGGAAGACCGGAAAAAAGAGGGGGTAACCTGGTATCCGGTGGTAGTTGATAGCTCCTTTCTGGGTACCGGTGAGAAGTGGGTGCTGAAGATGGAGCGCACCACCGATCATGACAAGCGACATTTTTTTCAGGCGGGCTCCTCGGTCAGTATTTTCCTCAATGACCAAAAGAAAAATTTAAGTGCTTCGGGTATTATCAGTAAGGTGTCAGAAAAATACATGACAGTGGTTCTCAACTTTGATGATCCGCCGGACTGGATTGATGAGGGCCGACTGGGGGTGGATTTACTCTTCGATGAAAGCACCTATGACGAAATGGAGCGCACCATGCGCAAACTGGCCGATGTACGTGAGGGTCGGATACAGGAGTTGATTAGTGTGCTACTCGGACATACACAGCCGGGGTTTCACCAGTCTTTTGGCATCAGACACCCCAACCTGAACGATAGCCAGAATGAAGCACTGAACCTGATTAAATCCGCTCGGGATTTAGCGCTGGTTCATGGACCCCCCGGTACTGGCAAAACCACCACCCTGGTGGAGGCCATCAAAGACACGGTGGCAGAAGAAAAACAGGTAATGGTGACGGCAGCCAGCAATGCTGCGGTGGACTTACTGGCCGAAAAGCTCACACAACAAGGGGTGCGTGTGCTCCGTATAGGTCACCCTGCCCGGGTAACCGAAGAGGTGGTGTCATCCACGATAGACGCCAGGTTGGCTGAGCATGCAGATGCTAAGCTCCTCAAGGATCTAAGGAAAAAGGCGGAGGAATACCGTGCTCTTGGTAAAAAACACAAACGCCATTTTGGAAGAGAGGAAAGACAGCAACGTACCCTGCTACTGAACGAAGCAAGGACACTGAAGGAAGATGCCCGTATGTTGGAAGATCACATGATCCACGACGAGCTCAATAAAGCGGAGGTGATCGCTTGTACCCTGGTGGGGGCTAATAGCAGTTACTTGCAGAACAGAACTTTCAAGACACTTTTTGTGGATGAAGCTTCCCAGGCACTGGAGCCGGCGAGCTGGATTCCAATCATGAAGTGTGGCAGGGTGGTGATGGCTGGCGATCATTGGCAGCTGCCGCCTACCGTGAAATCACTGGAAGCAGCCAAAGAAGGGTTGTCAGAAACCGTCTTTGGCAGGAATATCGCCAAATGGGACGCTGATGTGATGCTGGAGACACAGTACAGGATGCATGATGATATCATGCGTTTTTCCAATCAGTATTTTTATGAGGGAAAACTCAAAAGTGGGGACATTATCTCTCAAAGAAGACAGCTCTTTGAAAAGTCCGTTCTTTTCATTGATACCGCGGGATGTGGCTTTGATGAAAAGTTGAACCCGGAGACTTTGTCTACCTACAATGTGGAAGAAGGCCGTTTTGTGCTGGCGCAGCTGGACAGGATTTTGAAGGAACTTCCGGAGGCGGATGCTCACCAACTGAAGATTGGGGTGATAGCCCCCTACAAGGCTCAGTCGGAGCTTCTAAAGGCAAATTTGCCAGACCTGGGGTTGCCTGGTGAAGTACTCAAAAATATCACAATCAACTCCGTAGATGCCTTTCAGGGGCAGGAGCGGGACATCATGATGATCTCACTCACCAGAAGTAATGCTGAGGGGATTATCGGTTTTCTCTCTAACGAGCGTAGGATGAATGTGGCGATGACACGGGCCCGGCATTTGCTGGTGATGGTTGGCGATTCTGCTACCCTCAGCTCAAACGATTTTTTCGATCAGCTCATCCAGGACCTTCAGCAACGCAATCTCTACCACAGTGCGTTTGAATTCATGTATTCCTGA
- a CDS encoding TerB family tellurite resistance protein: MIRTHLNLLVQLAKVDGVVVQDEIDLIAQIGEANGMSSSDISACFEDSSLIENLENLTDDEKYEYIYNIVQLMKIDGRLYKEEIRFCAKLASKLGYNEDVLLELMLKIYSDPEISADKASLKSTIQQYLKK; this comes from the coding sequence ATGATCCGCACACATTTAAATCTCCTGGTACAGCTGGCCAAGGTGGATGGAGTGGTTGTGCAAGACGAAATCGACCTCATCGCTCAGATCGGAGAAGCCAATGGGATGTCTTCCAGTGACATCAGTGCATGCTTTGAAGACTCCTCGCTCATCGAAAATCTGGAAAACCTGACCGATGACGAAAAATACGAATACATCTACAATATTGTCCAGCTCATGAAGATAGATGGGCGATTGTACAAAGAAGAGATTCGCTTTTGTGCAAAACTAGCCAGTAAACTAGGCTACAACGAAGACGTCCTTCTGGAGCTCATGCTCAAAATCTACAGTGATCCTGAAATATCTGCAGACAAGGCATCCCTCAAATCCACCATTCAGCAGTATCTGAAAAAATAG
- a CDS encoding ACP phosphodiesterase, with amino-acid sequence MNFLAHIYLSGDQERVMIGNFIGDFVKGKAWEEFDSAIQRGILLHREIDRYTDDHEVVIKTKERLRPKYHHYAPVISDVFYDHFLASLWENYHPTPLLDFTRSFYEVTTHYRDVIPERAQKMLFYMERDNWLYNYQFVEGINRALTGMSQRTPFRSKMEQAAVDLKTDYESYQLEFEAFFPDLVRHSELFLETL; translated from the coding sequence ATGAATTTTCTTGCACATATTTACTTATCCGGGGATCAGGAGCGTGTCATGATTGGCAATTTCATTGGCGACTTTGTAAAAGGAAAAGCTTGGGAAGAGTTTGATTCAGCGATCCAAAGGGGGATTTTGCTGCATCGGGAAATCGACCGGTACACCGATGACCATGAAGTAGTGATCAAAACCAAGGAGCGATTGCGCCCCAAATACCATCATTATGCCCCTGTAATATCTGATGTGTTTTATGATCACTTTTTGGCCAGTCTCTGGGAAAACTACCATCCGACACCTCTTTTGGATTTTACCCGGTCCTTTTATGAGGTGACCACTCACTATCGGGATGTAATCCCTGAGCGTGCCCAAAAGATGCTGTTTTACATGGAACGTGACAACTGGCTATATAATTATCAATTTGTAGAGGGGATCAACCGAGCTTTGACAGGGATGAGTCAGCGAACGCCGTTTCGCTCCAAAATGGAGCAGGCCGCTGTGGATTTAAAGACCGATTATGAGAGCTACCAACTCGAATTTGAGGCTTTCTTTCCCGATCTTGTCCGGCACTCAGAATTATTTTTAGAGACTTTATGA
- the crcB gene encoding fluoride efflux transporter CrcB, whose translation MKNILLVGLGGFAGSICRYLVTIYSLRVLAPSLPYGTLIVNLVGSALIGLLAGALLKMNNQFYQLLLITGFCGGFTTFSSFSIEGLRLLKEAQYYQYVTYVTVSVFGGLVLCLLGVWIAQKLLA comes from the coding sequence ATGAAAAACATCTTACTGGTCGGCCTTGGCGGATTTGCAGGGAGTATTTGCAGGTATCTGGTTACCATATACTCCCTCAGGGTTTTGGCTCCAAGCCTCCCATACGGCACCCTTATTGTCAATCTTGTAGGCAGTGCGCTCATCGGACTGTTGGCTGGGGCACTCCTGAAAATGAACAATCAGTTTTATCAATTGCTCCTAATCACGGGCTTTTGCGGTGGATTTACCACTTTTTCCTCTTTCTCCATAGAGGGGCTCAGGCTTCTGAAAGAAGCTCAATATTATCAGTACGTCACCTATGTGACGGTAAGTGTTTTTGGAGGATTGGTCCTTTGCCTTCTGGGAGTGTGGATCGCACAAAAACTCCTTGCATGA
- a CDS encoding lipopolysaccharide assembly protein LapB, with product MVNYYTVLGVTEAASSSEIRAAFKRLALQYHPDKNDGSAEMEERFKEINHAYQVLSNPYQKARYDIQWQFGQPDEPYYTPPPPPPPRPAYRRAYKEPEVNWRENWVATAYAFGFTLVVATLVMTAIFIKRTYDEKKMEELLTQRRGIFQVAQNKYKLGEIESAISTINSLGVFMDGEDDMEAYKTNLMESFVFEAEHNYNQGVYEEAIYYFELIENYAPRNPLPLQEHLALAYREVNRPYKSLKKLKELLIFNYRKMETYLLMAQIYRDDIHDITEAKRYFEVASDLAIEKYKSIYGNAYPLVLSGASLPEEHYYLYTGLASAYLETGELEKAIKSTKWNISVWPDSVENYLIAAQSFEVLGDDTEACESIKKAREHGYTGTLNSPCL from the coding sequence ATGGTTAACTACTATACGGTTTTGGGAGTAACTGAGGCTGCTTCGAGCTCCGAAATCAGGGCTGCTTTTAAGCGGCTGGCCCTTCAGTATCATCCTGATAAAAACGATGGCAGTGCAGAAATGGAGGAGCGGTTCAAAGAAATCAACCACGCTTATCAGGTACTCTCGAACCCCTACCAAAAAGCACGATACGACATCCAGTGGCAGTTTGGGCAACCTGACGAGCCATATTACACACCACCTCCGCCTCCACCACCCAGACCTGCCTACAGAAGAGCCTATAAAGAACCTGAGGTCAACTGGCGGGAGAATTGGGTCGCCACGGCCTATGCTTTTGGGTTTACGCTGGTAGTAGCCACCCTGGTAATGACCGCTATTTTTATCAAAAGAACTTATGATGAAAAGAAAATGGAGGAGTTGCTGACCCAACGTCGGGGCATTTTTCAAGTGGCCCAAAACAAGTATAAGCTCGGAGAAATAGAGAGTGCTATCTCCACGATCAACAGCCTGGGTGTTTTCATGGATGGTGAAGACGACATGGAAGCATATAAAACCAATCTGATGGAAAGCTTCGTTTTTGAAGCTGAACACAACTATAATCAAGGGGTGTACGAAGAGGCCATTTACTACTTTGAACTCATCGAAAACTATGCTCCCAGAAACCCATTGCCGCTTCAGGAACACCTGGCCCTGGCATACAGAGAAGTGAACAGGCCTTATAAATCTTTGAAAAAACTCAAGGAACTGCTCATTTTCAATTACCGGAAGATGGAAACCTACCTGTTAATGGCTCAGATTTATAGAGACGACATTCACGATATAACAGAAGCAAAACGCTACTTCGAAGTGGCCAGCGACCTGGCCATAGAAAAATACAAGTCTATTTATGGAAATGCCTACCCACTGGTGCTCAGTGGTGCATCCTTGCCGGAGGAACATTACTACCTCTATACCGGTCTGGCCAGCGCTTATCTGGAAACCGGCGAGCTGGAGAAAGCTATCAAATCCACTAAATGGAACATCAGCGTTTGGCCGGATAGTGTAGAGAACTACCTCATCGCTGCTCAAAGTTTTGAAGTACTTGGAGATGATACTGAAGCCTGCGAGTCTATCAAGAAGGCCCGGGAACATGGTTACACAGGCACCCTCAACTCCCCATGCCTATGA
- a CDS encoding DUF3052 family protein — protein sequence MTTGYSGTPLFKKLGIRQGDRCYLHQVPDDYFDLLFGLPEAEFEDGKVDGEYDFIHAFVSYQSELKSIWSPLKAALKKDGMFWISWPKGSSKLPKDINENDIRAHGLENGLVDVKVCAVDKDWSGLKFMYRRKDR from the coding sequence ATGACTACTGGATATTCAGGAACCCCACTCTTCAAAAAACTAGGTATCAGGCAAGGTGATCGGTGCTATCTACATCAGGTACCAGATGATTATTTTGATTTGCTTTTCGGTCTCCCGGAGGCCGAATTTGAGGATGGAAAAGTGGATGGGGAGTATGACTTTATCCACGCCTTTGTATCGTACCAATCAGAACTTAAATCCATTTGGTCCCCCTTGAAGGCAGCGTTGAAAAAAGATGGCATGTTTTGGATCTCATGGCCCAAAGGATCATCCAAACTACCAAAAGACATTAATGAAAACGACATACGTGCACATGGACTCGAAAATGGCCTGGTGGATGTGAAAGTATGCGCGGTTGATAAGGATTGGTCCGGACTAAAATTTATGTACCGGCGAAAAGATCGTTGA
- a CDS encoding acyl-CoA thioesterase, protein MEPIPVKFSQTTLTELMIPSYANFGGKIHGGILLSLMDKVAYACASKHAGAYCVTVSVDEVEFLQPVDVGELVHLRASVNHVGNTSLVVGIQVTAENVKNHAIKHTNTSYFTMVAKDDDGSLVKVPPLRLESMDEIRRFIEVIKRRKLKAEANNKMQKEQSNFVMAEDFPLLRGQRCETRLVGDDDHLNDLFAGT, encoded by the coding sequence ATGGAACCAATTCCCGTTAAATTTTCGCAAACGACGCTCACCGAACTGATGATTCCCAGTTATGCCAATTTTGGTGGTAAAATACACGGAGGTATACTTTTATCACTGATGGATAAAGTGGCTTATGCCTGCGCCAGCAAGCATGCCGGAGCGTACTGTGTCACAGTTTCTGTTGATGAAGTAGAGTTTTTACAGCCCGTGGATGTTGGGGAGCTGGTTCATCTAAGAGCATCGGTCAACCATGTGGGGAATACCTCACTGGTGGTGGGCATACAGGTGACAGCTGAAAACGTGAAGAACCATGCCATAAAGCACACGAATACGAGCTACTTCACCATGGTAGCCAAAGATGATGATGGCAGTCTGGTGAAGGTGCCTCCGCTTAGGCTGGAGAGCATGGATGAGATCAGGCGTTTTATCGAGGTGATCAAGCGCCGAAAGCTCAAGGCTGAAGCCAACAATAAGATGCAGAAGGAGCAATCAAACTTCGTGATGGCTGAAGATTTCCCACTATTACGGGGCCAGCGCTGTGAAACCCGGTTGGTCGGAGATGATGATCATCTCAACGATCTTTTCGCCGGTACATAA
- a CDS encoding class I SAM-dependent methyltransferase, giving the protein MKQIISFLLRKIPRKYLQLVSHHGLRVLALFYSGNNVECTVCHSTFRKFLPYGRKSRENALCPKCLALERHRLIWLYLERKTDFFTRKNKMLHIAPELCFMDRFESLPNLDYITGDIESPLAKVKMDIHDIPFEENTFDVIFCNHVLEHVEDDILAMKEMRRVLKPGGWAILQVPFFYPLKKETYEDKSITSPAEREKAFGQDDHVRMFGEDYGARLASAGFKVTEDKLVMELSEDEVSRFALPRQEIIFRVEK; this is encoded by the coding sequence ATGAAGCAAATCATAAGCTTTCTTTTAAGAAAAATACCCAGAAAATACCTTCAGCTGGTTAGTCATCATGGATTGCGTGTGCTGGCACTTTTTTATAGTGGAAACAATGTAGAGTGTACAGTATGTCACTCCACCTTCAGGAAGTTTTTGCCCTATGGCAGAAAATCAAGAGAAAATGCGCTCTGTCCCAAATGTCTGGCGCTGGAGCGGCACAGGCTCATTTGGCTATACCTGGAAAGAAAAACAGATTTCTTTACCCGAAAAAATAAAATGCTGCACATAGCGCCAGAACTGTGCTTTATGGACCGATTTGAAAGCCTGCCAAATCTGGACTACATCACCGGAGACATAGAATCACCGCTAGCCAAGGTGAAAATGGATATCCATGACATCCCCTTTGAGGAAAATACCTTTGACGTGATCTTCTGCAACCACGTGCTCGAGCATGTGGAGGATGATATCCTGGCGATGAAAGAAATGCGCAGGGTTCTGAAGCCGGGAGGATGGGCCATCCTGCAGGTTCCGTTTTTCTATCCTTTGAAAAAAGAAACCTACGAGGATAAGAGCATCACGTCTCCGGCAGAAAGGGAAAAGGCCTTTGGACAGGACGACCATGTCCGTATGTTTGGTGAAGATTATGGCGCCCGCCTGGCCAGTGCCGGGTTTAAAGTGACTGAAGACAAACTCGTCATGGAGCTTTCAGAAGATGAGGTATCAAGATTTGCACTACCCCGACAGGAAATTATTTTCAGGGTAGAAAAGTAA
- a CDS encoding glycosyltransferase family 2 protein: MPKYSVIVPVYNRPSEVQELLSTLVNQTFRDFEVIIVEDGSTLKSDSVVAEYQSKLSIAYFIKENEGQGFARNYGFARAKGDYFIVFDSDCLIPSDYFQVVDRYLSSHTVDAFGGPDAAHPSFTVVQKAINQTMTSFFTTGGIRGGASHIGKYHPRSFNMGFSRKVYEKTKGYIIPFMGEDMEFSTRLLKEGFQSVLIPEAYVFHKRRTSPTKFFKQLMYFGRARINLSRFHAGQVGLVHLFPLAFTLGLLVSFCLPVFFFDSLGFTGLIGYLFYLSIVFSESLMVNKSLTVAALTPVMTLLQMTGYATGLVYEGIRKLMGIDPNTRYIDLY; the protein is encoded by the coding sequence ATGCCTAAGTATTCTGTGATTGTGCCGGTTTACAATCGGCCGAGCGAAGTGCAGGAGCTCCTATCTACGCTTGTAAATCAGACTTTCAGAGATTTCGAGGTGATCATTGTGGAAGATGGGTCTACGTTAAAGTCTGATTCAGTGGTTGCTGAATACCAGTCGAAACTATCCATCGCTTATTTCATCAAGGAAAATGAAGGGCAAGGGTTTGCCAGAAACTATGGTTTTGCCAGGGCAAAGGGCGATTACTTTATTGTATTCGATTCTGACTGCCTGATCCCGTCTGACTATTTTCAGGTAGTGGATCGTTATCTGAGTTCACATACCGTGGATGCCTTTGGTGGGCCGGATGCTGCACATCCATCTTTTACAGTGGTGCAGAAGGCCATCAATCAGACCATGACTTCATTTTTTACTACTGGTGGCATCAGAGGGGGAGCTTCTCATATTGGTAAATACCACCCCAGGAGTTTTAATATGGGATTTAGCAGGAAGGTGTATGAGAAAACCAAAGGCTACATTATTCCATTTATGGGAGAGGATATGGAATTCAGCACACGTCTGCTGAAGGAAGGCTTTCAATCTGTATTGATCCCCGAGGCTTATGTCTTTCACAAAAGGAGAACCTCACCAACGAAATTTTTCAAGCAGCTCATGTACTTTGGACGGGCCAGGATCAACCTGTCCAGATTTCATGCGGGTCAGGTAGGACTGGTACACTTATTTCCGCTGGCTTTCACTCTGGGGTTGTTGGTGTCATTCTGTTTGCCCGTTTTTTTCTTCGATTCGTTGGGCTTTACCGGATTGATTGGCTACTTGTTTTATCTCAGTATCGTCTTTAGCGAGTCACTTATGGTCAACAAATCATTGACCGTGGCTGCACTTACACCTGTGATGACTCTGCTTCAGATGACTGGCTATGCCACAGGGCTTGTTTATGAAGGCATAAGAAAACTAATGGGGATTGATCCCAATACCAGGTATATAGACTTATACTGA
- a CDS encoding glycosyltransferase family 2 protein translates to MSDRRIALSIVIPVYNEEESLPELFEWICRVVDKENYDTEVLFVDDGSGDTSWQVICELNKKDPRAKGIKFNRNYGKSAALQTGFEAAVGEVVITMDADLQDSPDEIPALVKMITEDNFQLVSGWKKKRHDPIGKTIPSKFFNAITRMVSGIKLHDFNCGLKAYHRDVVKNIEVYGEMHRYIPLIAKWNGFYRIGEKEVHHRERKYGQTKFGLERFVHGFLDLISVTFVSRFRKNPMHFFGALGTLSFLFGLGVTAYVIGDKMYRIYHHLDVRDVVDQPLFFLALVALVIGTQLFLAGFLAEMIIQVNHKKGDYLITERTGDA, encoded by the coding sequence GTGTCAGATAGAAGAATAGCGCTTTCGATAGTAATACCGGTATACAACGAAGAGGAGTCACTTCCGGAGTTGTTTGAGTGGATATGTAGGGTAGTGGATAAAGAGAACTACGATACGGAGGTGCTCTTTGTGGATGATGGTAGTGGTGATACATCGTGGCAAGTCATTTGTGAACTGAACAAAAAGGACCCACGGGCCAAAGGCATCAAGTTTAATCGGAACTATGGCAAATCTGCGGCCCTTCAAACCGGGTTTGAAGCAGCTGTGGGTGAGGTGGTGATTACCATGGATGCTGATTTGCAGGACAGCCCTGACGAGATTCCGGCTTTGGTCAAAATGATCACGGAGGACAATTTTCAGCTTGTTTCGGGCTGGAAGAAGAAACGACACGATCCCATCGGAAAGACCATTCCCTCGAAGTTTTTCAATGCCATCACCCGGATGGTTTCTGGGATCAAACTGCATGACTTTAACTGCGGGCTGAAGGCCTATCACAGAGATGTGGTGAAGAATATAGAGGTATATGGCGAAATGCATCGCTACATTCCGCTGATTGCTAAGTGGAATGGTTTTTACAGAATTGGCGAAAAGGAAGTACATCACCGTGAGCGAAAATACGGGCAGACCAAGTTTGGCTTGGAGCGCTTTGTTCACGGGTTTCTGGATTTGATTTCCGTCACGTTTGTGAGCAGGTTCAGAAAAAACCCCATGCACTTTTTTGGAGCATTGGGTACGCTCTCTTTTCTTTTCGGATTGGGAGTCACGGCCTATGTGATTGGGGATAAGATGTACAGAATCTACCATCACCTGGATGTGCGTGATGTGGTGGATCAGCCGCTGTTTTTTCTTGCGTTGGTGGCTTTGGTTATCGGCACACAGCTGTTTCTGGCTGGATTTTTAGCGGAAATGATCATTCAGGTCAATCATAAAAAGGGCGACTATCTGATCACAGAAAGGACAGGGGATGCCTAA
- a CDS encoding DUF4199 domain-containing protein: MEETKNISVKSVAIKYGLISGLVGVIFFLVIDFAGLSGNQSVSWIGILFTAVIMYFAQKEFIKEGDGYMNYGEGLGLGTLMSLVSAVISSIFTYIYVSFINPQFIENIRQAQVIAMEEEGMSDAQIEQAMKISENFTGPTGLLIFGLIGGVFVGFLISLIISAITKKSRPEFE, from the coding sequence ATGGAAGAAACGAAAAATATTTCTGTAAAGAGTGTAGCAATCAAATATGGCCTTATCAGCGGACTCGTTGGTGTCATTTTCTTTTTGGTCATTGATTTTGCAGGCCTCTCTGGTAATCAGTCTGTTTCCTGGATAGGCATTCTCTTTACTGCGGTCATCATGTATTTTGCCCAGAAGGAGTTTATCAAGGAAGGCGACGGATACATGAACTATGGCGAAGGACTCGGGCTAGGGACTCTGATGTCCTTGGTTTCAGCCGTGATATCCAGCATATTCACTTACATCTATGTGTCGTTTATAAACCCTCAGTTTATTGAAAACATCAGGCAGGCACAGGTTATTGCTATGGAAGAGGAAGGTATGAGTGATGCTCAAATAGAGCAGGCTATGAAGATTTCTGAGAATTTCACAGGCCCCACTGGACTACTAATCTTTGGTTTGATTGGAGGTGTTTTTGTGGGCTTTCTTATTTCATTGATCATCTCTGCCATCACAAAAAAATCAAGACCCGAATTCGAATAA
- a CDS encoding DUF4199 domain-containing protein — MLKISIKYALICGVFITIIYHLSFLFNSNPLIDLSHLLFDLILFGLFIFFAEKEYKTYHGQGVFHFWQGMTMGFIVYTVATILFVGALIIYFQFSEDAVKNYQEAATHFLNERAEMYREQFGEAGLQEQMDEIRDVTMWDLVQSSALKKMLAGFFITPVISIILRKQPK; from the coding sequence ATGCTGAAGATTTCCATCAAATACGCACTGATATGTGGGGTATTTATTACGATCATCTATCACCTTTCTTTTCTTTTCAATTCCAATCCACTGATCGATCTGAGTCACTTGTTGTTTGATTTGATCCTCTTTGGTCTGTTCATATTTTTTGCGGAAAAGGAATACAAGACCTACCATGGTCAGGGTGTGTTTCATTTTTGGCAAGGCATGACCATGGGCTTTATTGTTTACACCGTGGCAACAATTCTTTTTGTTGGGGCTTTGATAATATACTTCCAGTTTTCGGAGGATGCTGTAAAGAATTATCAGGAAGCCGCGACTCATTTTCTCAACGAGCGTGCTGAGATGTACAGGGAGCAGTTTGGTGAAGCCGGATTGCAGGAGCAAATGGATGAAATACGGGATGTCACCATGTGGGATTTGGTACAGAGTTCGGCACTCAAAAAAATGTTGGCCGGATTCTTCATTACCCCGGTTATATCCATAATTTTAAGGAAACAACCTAAATGA